In Chitinophaga sp. HK235, a single window of DNA contains:
- a CDS encoding MauE/DoxX family redox-associated membrane protein produces MKKELFTDLAIIIYAVLLSYTASSKLMDISLFAHDMGKQPFSKTLVPIITWAVPIVELVILLLLIIPRFRITGLKAATGLMLVFTIYAILILLRVFPEVPCSCGGVIRSLTWKQHLVFNVSFLILGIAGLVSYPNKPLLKFR; encoded by the coding sequence ATGAAAAAGGAATTATTCACCGATTTAGCTATTATCATTTATGCCGTGTTGTTATCCTATACGGCATCCAGTAAGCTGATGGACATATCTTTATTTGCTCATGATATGGGCAAGCAGCCCTTTAGTAAAACACTGGTTCCTATTATAACCTGGGCCGTTCCAATTGTAGAATTAGTGATCTTGCTATTGTTGATTATTCCTCGGTTTAGAATAACCGGATTAAAGGCGGCTACCGGATTGATGTTGGTCTTTACTATTTATGCAATATTGATATTGTTGAGAGTGTTCCCTGAGGTTCCCTGCAGTTGCGGAGGTGTAATACGAAGTCTTACATGGAAGCAGCATTTGGTGTTTAATGTTTCATTTTTAATTTTAGGCATTGCTGGTTTGGTTTCGTATCCTAATAAGCCATTACTGAAATTTAGATAA
- a CDS encoding type IX secretion system membrane protein PorP/SprF produces the protein MSQITLLKHHCCTVLHYYVGDRFCIAYSYDLNVNRMANYQAGSHELPVGVLFPSKKYNISNPRYF, from the coding sequence ATGTCACAGATTACTCTGTTGAAGCATCATTGCTGCACTGTCCTGCACTATTATGTGGGAGACCGTTTCTGTATTGCTTATTCCTATGACCTCAACGTCAACAGGATGGCCAATTACCAGGCAGGGTCCCATGAGTTGCCGGTGGGTGTGTTGTTCCCTTCCAAAAAGTATAATATTAGTAACCCGCGTTATTTCTAA
- the kdpA gene encoding potassium-transporting ATPase subunit KdpA: protein MNTELAGIAATFLITVLLAIPLGKYISRVFSGEKTFTDFLRPLEEFIFRWCNIDPRQAMTWKEFLKAMLTINMLWMIYAFFLFLFQGHLPLNPDHNPNMTADLSFNTAISFLTNTNLQDYAGETGVTYLTQLFVITFLQFVSAATGIACLAALFNALKEKTTKNVGNFWNLFVKTITRLLLPIALIIAILLIFHGTPASYASKDTLITLQGDTVHISRGPAAGMIAIKHLGTNGGGWFNANSSHPLENPDYFTNMLELIVQVLIPMAMVFAMGYYINRKKFAKVTFLVMTVGVFCLLLPTVISEINGNPMIARMGLRQPTGAMEGKEVRFGPAASGYWSIFTTVISTGSVNSMHDSAMPLSILMQLLGMMVNAFYGGCGVGILNYFIYVIIAVFISGLMVGRTPEFMGHKVEAREVKIAAIVILLSAFLIKGGTALAAYVLVHHPDPNWAFKPSGWLNNPGYHGFSEMLYQVTSSNANNGSALAGLNGNNVFWNVLTGFCMLIGRFIPIIGPVAIGGLLASKKYIPESAGTLKVDSLTFGTMVFAVIIIITALSYFPPLALGPIAEYLNIYR from the coding sequence ATGAACACAGAGCTAGCAGGTATCGCTGCCACCTTCCTGATTACCGTTCTTCTGGCGATCCCGTTGGGAAAGTACATCTCCCGCGTATTTAGCGGGGAAAAGACTTTCACTGATTTTCTCCGGCCTCTTGAAGAATTCATTTTCCGATGGTGTAACATTGATCCGCGGCAGGCAATGACCTGGAAGGAATTCCTGAAGGCCATGCTGACGATTAATATGCTTTGGATGATATATGCCTTCTTCCTGTTTCTGTTTCAGGGACACCTGCCATTAAATCCGGACCACAACCCCAATATGACTGCAGACCTGAGCTTTAATACCGCCATCAGCTTTCTGACTAATACCAATCTTCAGGACTACGCCGGCGAAACCGGGGTGACTTATCTTACCCAGCTGTTTGTGATCACTTTCCTGCAGTTTGTGAGTGCTGCCACAGGTATAGCCTGTCTGGCAGCGCTTTTTAATGCCCTCAAAGAGAAAACCACCAAAAATGTGGGCAATTTCTGGAACCTGTTCGTAAAAACGATTACCCGGCTACTGCTACCCATTGCCCTGATCATCGCTATCCTGTTGATTTTTCACGGTACCCCTGCCAGTTATGCCAGTAAGGACACCCTTATCACGCTGCAGGGCGACACCGTTCATATATCACGGGGCCCGGCTGCCGGCATGATCGCCATCAAACACCTGGGCACCAACGGAGGTGGATGGTTTAACGCCAACTCATCACACCCGCTGGAGAACCCCGATTATTTTACCAATATGCTCGAACTGATCGTACAGGTACTGATACCGATGGCCATGGTCTTTGCAATGGGCTACTATATCAACCGGAAAAAATTCGCGAAGGTCACCTTTCTGGTAATGACGGTCGGCGTATTTTGCCTGCTGCTCCCCACTGTCATCTCAGAAATAAACGGTAATCCGATGATCGCGCGAATGGGGCTCCGGCAGCCCACCGGCGCTATGGAAGGCAAGGAAGTCCGCTTTGGCCCGGCAGCATCCGGCTACTGGAGCATTTTCACCACTGTGATATCCACGGGCTCGGTCAACTCTATGCACGACAGTGCTATGCCGCTTTCCATTCTTATGCAGCTGTTGGGGATGATGGTGAATGCATTTTATGGTGGCTGCGGTGTAGGTATCCTGAATTATTTTATCTATGTAATCATAGCTGTATTTATTTCCGGGCTGATGGTAGGCCGCACGCCGGAGTTTATGGGCCATAAGGTAGAAGCCAGAGAGGTAAAAATCGCTGCTATCGTCATCCTGTTATCTGCGTTCCTCATCAAAGGGGGTACGGCGCTGGCAGCTTATGTGCTGGTCCATCATCCGGATCCCAACTGGGCATTTAAACCATCCGGATGGCTCAACAACCCCGGGTACCATGGTTTTTCGGAGATGCTTTACCAGGTCACCTCTTCCAATGCCAATAACGGAAGTGCCCTGGCAGGGCTTAATGGTAATAATGTTTTCTGGAATGTGCTGACGGGCTTTTGTATGCTGATAGGAAGATTTATACCGATCATCGGGCCGGTGGCCATCGGCGGCCTGCTGGCCAGTAAAAAGTACATCCCGGAATCTGCCGGCACGCTTAAAGTAGACTCGCTGACCTTTGGCACCATGGTTTTTGCCGTCATTATCATCATCACAGCATTATCCTATTTTCCTCCGCTGGCATTGGGTCCTATCGCTGAATATTTAAATATCTACCGGTAA
- a CDS encoding isoprenylcysteine carboxylmethyltransferase family protein, with protein sequence MSVNSTVFIYITLSSWALFCICWLLLRNRNKENIQTRTSRQRFMGALGYLVIFTALYMSLFIQGHRLLPTNLYIQAIGAILCMVGVATAIWSRVLLGTNWSGGVTAKKDHELIVRGPYRLIRHPIYTGFVAAMAGTCLVTGGWSAIIVSTIYTLGLCMKINREETLLNELFPGTYAVYQQHTRKLIPFIW encoded by the coding sequence ATGAGCGTAAACTCCACTGTATTCATCTACATAACCCTCAGTAGTTGGGCATTATTCTGCATTTGCTGGTTGCTGCTGCGTAACAGGAACAAGGAAAACATCCAGACCAGGACTTCCCGCCAGCGTTTTATGGGAGCACTGGGATATCTGGTTATATTCACAGCATTGTATATGTCTTTATTCATACAGGGACACCGCCTTCTTCCAACCAACTTATATATTCAGGCTATTGGCGCCATCCTGTGTATGGTGGGTGTAGCTACTGCTATCTGGTCCCGGGTTCTGTTAGGTACCAACTGGAGCGGAGGCGTGACTGCCAAAAAAGACCATGAGCTTATCGTCAGAGGCCCCTATCGTTTGATCAGGCACCCCATTTATACCGGCTTTGTTGCTGCTATGGCTGGCACTTGTCTGGTCACCGGAGGATGGAGTGCGATAATTGTGTCTACTATTTACACTTTAGGTTTATGTATGAAAATTAATCGGGAAGAAACATTGTTAAATGAACTTTTCCCGGGTACCTATGCAGTCTATCAGCAGCATACACGAAAACTGATACCGTTTATCTGGTAG
- a CDS encoding OmpA family protein, with amino-acid sequence MKLYHLDFGRSFSGKVFIVLFSSWLPLSLVAQEQKGVLQMAEEAYSRQEYGTAAALYERLAKQKSKKVKPEQLMKLAQCYREIGLFDQAGTWYARITAMPECPPHAWFAFGEILRNRERYEEAKQQYARFTTDKADSLQLKELALRSCDSAIIWKQRAAVITLQPVKELNSEHSEIITGVVKDGLLLISNGYRKMQMNGVAERHPAEDKRTLQPYYKPYIFKQYSVGDSNVLLEELFPQLLGSYRFHIGPVCMNRAGDTLYVTINEQDKILPESKKGPVAGVRRLNIYQAVKQDGKWSTPVLLANVNKEGYSSSYPVLAEQGSVMYFVSDRSEGQGQADIWYSEKQADGTWGAPVNCGPVLNTVAAEAFPTINEDGVLYFSSKGHPGMGGYDIFRAIGSRAQWQVPVNMKVPFNTGSDDIGLILKRNGYEGFLSSNRTGGSGSDDIYAFKDAHYFERVSPPLPAETPTKQSTSDGAGDSKDSTNHRTGNGIDKTTAKRKLTPEEEKDKAELEKLQFYYKFNSTELLTESRRILDYVAAVMQRHPDWKLLVVSYTDSRGSDNYNKDLSTMRCYSVINYLDDKGISPTRIYYRNMTKNAIVNGCLDGVPCDEKQHQENRRSELKVLY; translated from the coding sequence ATGAAATTGTATCACCTTGATTTTGGCAGGAGCTTCTCCGGTAAGGTATTTATTGTACTGTTTTCTTCGTGGTTGCCCCTGTCGCTTGTGGCTCAGGAGCAAAAAGGAGTGCTGCAGATGGCTGAAGAGGCCTATAGCAGACAGGAGTATGGTACAGCAGCGGCATTGTATGAGCGTCTGGCAAAACAAAAAAGTAAAAAGGTAAAACCAGAGCAGTTGATGAAACTGGCTCAGTGTTACCGGGAGATTGGCCTGTTTGATCAGGCAGGCACCTGGTATGCCCGGATTACCGCAATGCCGGAATGCCCGCCACATGCCTGGTTTGCTTTTGGAGAAATTCTCAGGAACCGTGAACGATATGAAGAAGCGAAGCAGCAGTATGCCCGCTTTACTACTGACAAAGCAGACAGTCTTCAATTGAAAGAACTGGCCCTGCGCAGTTGTGATAGTGCCATCATCTGGAAACAACGTGCTGCCGTTATTACACTGCAGCCGGTAAAAGAGCTTAATTCAGAACATTCGGAGATTATCACCGGTGTGGTAAAAGACGGGCTGTTGCTGATCTCCAACGGCTACCGGAAGATGCAAATGAATGGTGTGGCAGAGCGGCATCCGGCAGAAGACAAACGAACGTTGCAGCCTTATTACAAGCCTTATATTTTCAAACAATATAGCGTAGGCGACTCCAATGTGCTACTGGAAGAGCTTTTTCCACAGCTACTGGGAAGTTACCGTTTCCATATCGGTCCTGTTTGTATGAACAGGGCAGGAGATACCCTGTACGTCACCATCAACGAACAGGACAAAATATTGCCGGAAAGTAAAAAAGGTCCGGTGGCTGGTGTGCGCAGGCTCAATATCTATCAGGCCGTGAAGCAGGACGGCAAATGGAGTACACCAGTGCTACTGGCGAATGTGAACAAGGAAGGATATTCTTCGAGTTATCCTGTGCTGGCTGAGCAGGGCAGTGTGATGTATTTTGTGTCTGACAGGTCGGAAGGGCAGGGGCAGGCAGATATCTGGTATAGCGAAAAACAGGCCGACGGTACCTGGGGCGCTCCTGTAAACTGTGGCCCGGTATTAAACACCGTGGCTGCAGAGGCTTTCCCGACGATTAATGAAGATGGGGTATTGTATTTTTCCAGTAAAGGTCATCCTGGTATGGGCGGATATGATATCTTCAGGGCTATTGGTAGTCGTGCGCAGTGGCAGGTACCTGTCAACATGAAAGTGCCTTTTAATACCGGCAGCGATGATATTGGTCTTATCCTCAAACGTAATGGCTATGAGGGTTTCCTCTCGTCTAACCGTACCGGAGGCAGCGGCAGTGATGATATCTATGCCTTTAAAGACGCGCATTATTTTGAGCGGGTGTCTCCACCGCTGCCAGCGGAAACGCCCACTAAGCAAAGTACTTCGGATGGTGCCGGAGACAGCAAAGACAGCACTAATCACCGTACTGGTAATGGTATTGATAAAACCACTGCCAAGCGTAAACTCACACCTGAAGAAGAAAAAGACAAGGCAGAACTGGAGAAGCTGCAGTTTTACTATAAGTTCAATAGCACTGAACTGCTGACAGAATCCAGGCGTATCCTGGATTACGTGGCCGCTGTGATGCAGCGTCATCCGGATTGGAAGCTGCTGGTCGTTTCGTATACCGATAGCCGTGGCTCCGATAACTACAACAAAGACCTGTCTACTATGCGTTGTTATTCGGTGATCAATTATCTGGATGATAAAGGTATTTCACCTACCAGGATCTATTACCGCAATATGACGAAGAACGCGATTGTGAATGGTTGTCTGGATGGTGTGCCTTGTGATGAAAAACAACACCAGGAGAATAGGCGCTCTGAGTTGAAGGTGTTGTATTGA
- a CDS encoding outer membrane beta-barrel protein — protein MKQKLLLLTWIFASYTISLYAQETAPSPKIPLEGIESNWQNGSDRRDSSVFNGKYFIPSIMVDVSYTHSFNNPNDHTVIGSTALTRDNEVQLSHLSLGGDLTYNNARARIMLQFGTRSQVVPRNDLSPFRGQYKLADVYRYLSEAYVGYHFNKWYGINVDAGLFMSYIGLNSYYQVENWEYQASFTSDNTPWFFNGLRIQLFVSKYLKIEPWIINGWQSYGMFNKQPGAGFNITWNPSSRFKILTNDYFGTDTGGNSRRKRFHSDNSMLVRYLNKPQSNGISRMAFSLTGDLGFESGGGVHGFKDSDTKGPAQYFMSAMFYNRTWFHKNKFAWTIGGGIMTNPGRYLVLVPTGQASPLPNPNNPTIPEGKFPFDTNPGTSFSGWDCSTNFDWMPNQSLLFRVEYVHRHANVPYFAGQGGVTSPDGYSTTPLPPDWRPDLVKSEDRIIAALLFRL, from the coding sequence ATGAAACAAAAACTACTCCTTCTCACATGGATATTCGCAAGTTATACAATATCTCTGTATGCACAAGAGACCGCCCCCTCTCCTAAAATCCCCTTAGAAGGAATTGAAAGCAACTGGCAGAACGGGAGTGACCGGAGAGATTCCTCCGTTTTCAATGGTAAGTACTTTATTCCCAGTATAATGGTGGATGTGAGTTACACCCATTCCTTTAATAACCCCAACGACCATACGGTGATCGGTTCCACCGCCCTGACCCGTGATAATGAGGTACAGCTATCCCACCTGAGCCTGGGAGGTGATCTTACCTATAACAACGCCCGCGCCAGGATCATGCTGCAGTTTGGGACACGTTCGCAGGTGGTCCCCAGGAATGATCTCAGTCCTTTCCGTGGTCAATATAAACTGGCGGATGTATATCGATATTTAAGCGAAGCCTATGTAGGCTATCATTTCAATAAATGGTATGGTATCAATGTAGATGCAGGGCTCTTTATGTCTTACATAGGTCTCAACTCCTATTATCAGGTGGAAAACTGGGAATACCAGGCTTCCTTTACTTCTGATAATACACCCTGGTTTTTCAATGGTCTGCGTATCCAGCTATTTGTCTCCAAATACCTCAAGATAGAACCCTGGATCATCAATGGCTGGCAAAGTTATGGCATGTTCAACAAGCAGCCGGGTGCGGGTTTTAACATTACCTGGAACCCATCGAGCCGCTTTAAGATCCTGACCAATGATTATTTCGGTACTGACACCGGTGGCAACTCCCGCAGAAAACGTTTCCATTCAGACAACAGTATGCTGGTAAGATATCTTAACAAGCCACAATCAAATGGGATCTCCAGAATGGCCTTTTCACTTACAGGAGATCTGGGCTTTGAAAGTGGTGGCGGTGTACATGGTTTTAAAGACAGTGATACCAAAGGGCCCGCCCAATACTTTATGAGTGCCATGTTCTATAACCGAACCTGGTTTCATAAAAACAAATTCGCCTGGACCATAGGCGGCGGTATCATGACCAATCCCGGCCGATACCTGGTATTGGTGCCTACCGGACAGGCCAGCCCATTGCCCAATCCCAACAACCCCACCATCCCTGAAGGAAAATTTCCTTTTGATACCAACCCCGGCACCTCTTTCAGCGGGTGGGACTGCTCCACCAACTTCGACTGGATGCCAAATCAAAGTTTGTTATTCAGAGTGGAATATGTACACCGGCATGCAAACGTTCCTTATTTTGCCGGCCAGGGCGGCGTTACATCTCCGGACGGATACTCCACCACTCCCCTTCCTCCCGACTGGAGGCCCGATCTTGTGAAGTCCGAAGACAGGATCATTGCTGCATTATTATTCAGGTTATAG
- a CDS encoding helix-turn-helix transcriptional regulator — MHLAIEFFIANAPNIRILHSSAIPDEYKEYQCDFSLPYFLSSSKVDILFHRYEVNGCSVFNAVFLAREKVILETDLKVATHLWCSMIKGSAEVSIKSLGKFWLYQGQFNLYEVKPEKLFLYLDPGVYEWQGVSFSKKQISDLSPLSSTLNRWMSIMDGAKSVIVARHPGVIKEEMANCVKGLKREYVSAKFKPVWIQNKILEILIMVMGYYDEDLFLNREDSEFLLFNGIKSYIDQNLDIPHTVSGLASMYHISESRIKKGFSKYYHIPISKYLIKQRMETAERLVRESGFSMNKIAYMLGYGYPANFTREYKKYHGKLPGSER; from the coding sequence ATGCATTTAGCGATAGAGTTTTTTATTGCCAACGCTCCTAATATTCGTATTCTCCATTCATCGGCTATTCCAGATGAATATAAGGAATACCAATGTGATTTTTCGTTACCATACTTTCTTTCTTCTTCTAAAGTTGACATTCTATTTCACCGGTATGAAGTAAATGGTTGTTCTGTTTTTAATGCTGTTTTTTTAGCTAGGGAAAAAGTTATTCTGGAAACAGATCTTAAAGTAGCAACTCATTTGTGGTGTAGTATGATAAAAGGGAGTGCCGAAGTGTCCATTAAAAGCCTGGGTAAATTCTGGTTATATCAGGGGCAGTTTAATCTGTATGAAGTGAAGCCCGAAAAGTTGTTTTTGTACTTAGATCCTGGTGTTTACGAATGGCAAGGAGTTTCCTTTTCTAAAAAACAGATCAGTGATCTATCACCTTTGTCTTCTACGCTTAACAGGTGGATGAGCATTATGGATGGTGCGAAATCTGTCATTGTTGCCAGGCATCCCGGCGTGATAAAAGAAGAAATGGCTAATTGTGTAAAGGGGTTGAAGAGAGAGTATGTTTCCGCAAAATTTAAACCAGTATGGATTCAGAATAAAATATTGGAAATTTTAATCATGGTGATGGGTTATTACGATGAAGACCTGTTTTTAAATCGGGAGGACAGTGAGTTTTTGTTGTTTAATGGTATTAAATCGTACATAGATCAAAATCTTGATATTCCTCATACTGTGTCAGGGTTGGCGAGCATGTATCATATCAGTGAATCCAGGATAAAGAAGGGGTTTTCCAAATATTATCATATTCCCATTAGTAAATATCTGATTAAACAAAGAATGGAGACTGCGGAGAGACTAGTGAGGGAATCTGGGTTTAGTATGAATAAGATTGCGTATATGCTGGGATATGGTTATCCTGCAAATTTTACCAGAGAATACAAAAAGTATCATGGTAAACTACCAGGATCAGAAAGATAA
- a CDS encoding redoxin domain-containing protein, which translates to MKRFYVNAILILSLFFVAFTLSAQQKVEIGQQCPDIELSNILNYKNKKALLSEFNDKPILIDFWFIRCPACWDLMTHLDSLHKANNGKFNIIMATTEKEEKVIAFFKKHPNLSNPEIPIATNLPFDSGLMKMFPHRKEPHEVWIGNNRIVKAITTKEEVTQDNITSFMQGKPLNLPEKIEFMNNLGMGGQELFLTDHQYNKGKNQLCYSYFGQLDPKLITLKWAVEYNKKFDGVRILCQNCVGEVLYNIAYDADVDMDLTEKKKLSKNDKFFTTPYCYELVLKDTSVAKAKKMMQIYLDNYFSFKSELKELDVPCYVLSRIKDSNKFISQITDNKSKFDQTDNQVIVKNVSIKAVIDNRLYNDLPYEVLNETNYDGKVDIILPLKSDINNLKKELNKYGLDITLQKRKRERIYIQNMN; encoded by the coding sequence ATGAAACGATTTTATGTTAATGCAATACTCATTCTGTCTCTTTTCTTTGTCGCATTCACTTTATCAGCACAACAGAAAGTTGAAATAGGCCAACAATGTCCTGATATTGAGCTTTCAAATATTCTCAATTATAAGAACAAGAAAGCACTTCTATCCGAGTTTAATGACAAGCCAATTTTAATCGACTTCTGGTTTATCAGATGTCCTGCGTGTTGGGACTTAATGACCCATTTGGATTCATTGCACAAGGCCAACAATGGAAAGTTTAACATTATTATGGCAACGACCGAAAAAGAAGAAAAAGTTATAGCGTTTTTTAAGAAACATCCTAACCTTAGCAATCCGGAAATACCCATTGCAACCAATTTACCATTTGATAGTGGATTGATGAAAATGTTTCCACACAGAAAAGAGCCTCATGAAGTTTGGATAGGCAACAACAGAATTGTAAAGGCAATTACCACAAAAGAGGAAGTTACGCAAGATAACATTACATCATTTATGCAAGGAAAACCTCTTAATCTTCCGGAAAAGATAGAGTTCATGAATAACCTTGGCATGGGGGGACAAGAATTATTCCTCACAGACCATCAATATAACAAAGGAAAAAATCAGTTATGTTATTCCTATTTCGGCCAGCTCGATCCAAAATTAATAACACTAAAATGGGCAGTAGAATATAATAAAAAATTTGATGGCGTTAGAATTCTTTGCCAAAACTGTGTAGGTGAGGTATTATACAATATTGCCTATGATGCAGACGTAGATATGGATCTAACAGAAAAGAAAAAATTAAGTAAAAACGATAAATTTTTTACGACTCCTTACTGCTATGAGCTGGTATTAAAAGACACGTCGGTTGCTAAAGCAAAAAAAATGATGCAAATATATCTTGACAACTATTTTTCATTCAAGAGTGAGCTAAAAGAGCTGGATGTGCCCTGTTACGTATTATCGCGAATAAAAGATAGCAACAAATTTATATCACAAATAACAGATAACAAATCCAAGTTCGACCAAACAGACAATCAGGTTATTGTTAAAAATGTAAGTATTAAAGCAGTAATTGACAACCGCTTGTATAACGATTTACCATACGAAGTACTTAACGAAACAAATTATGATGGAAAGGTTGATATAATACTTCCCCTCAAATCGGACATTAACAACCTAAAAAAAGAACTTAACAAGTATGGACTTGATATCACACTGCAGAAAAGAAAGAGAGAAAGGATATATATCCAGAATATGAATTAG
- a CDS encoding protein kinase produces the protein MINELKEMEDQESNSGVDFGGLLEGLNIPYERYENHLTVGETGHDNGWAVFVSVNSHQLKDLLSDIALELFDLKVPFRIIKNEGIAERVNNFWYGIHEVGRSITIYTGKQEVTETVIQRLSPLTDKYLGPQVLDTVRVEKVLYVSYLVFQEQKGDDEEVKWKFALNVPSIKKFPFKINDKYKYWKRKRLLKKRFVPLVLISRSPKGDLLKAIDIKGFRFDWCFVKEGKSNVFIDRHGRDISDRFKWQKRLLKELQDDVPMPRFVDYFEQDEECYLVMEYLEGISLSEKIEKIHSNRKWDDLLFSEQQQLIVYFLQAVDILRRMHKKGYVHRDATASNFMILPGGKLYTIDLELSFNLNTNEPLWPFSLGSFGYISPEQARVEQPTIKEDVYSVGALLLFTWTGHHPSYFIDLNHEINMSKLEESISNKKVLNLVLKCLSHLPEDRPGLNEVEQEIASMLSTKHIV, from the coding sequence ATGATAAATGAGTTGAAAGAAATGGAAGATCAGGAGAGCAATAGTGGTGTTGATTTTGGCGGTTTATTGGAGGGGTTGAATATACCTTATGAAAGGTACGAAAACCACCTGACCGTTGGAGAAACAGGACATGATAATGGCTGGGCGGTATTTGTATCAGTTAATTCCCATCAGTTGAAAGACCTGCTATCAGATATAGCTTTAGAACTGTTTGATTTGAAAGTGCCTTTCAGGATTATTAAAAATGAAGGAATAGCAGAACGGGTTAATAATTTTTGGTATGGTATACATGAAGTTGGAAGATCAATTACAATATACACAGGTAAACAGGAAGTAACAGAGACGGTTATCCAACGTCTTTCTCCATTAACTGATAAATATTTAGGACCTCAGGTGCTTGATACAGTCAGGGTTGAAAAGGTATTATATGTATCATATTTGGTTTTTCAGGAACAGAAAGGTGATGATGAGGAAGTTAAATGGAAGTTTGCACTGAATGTTCCGTCAATTAAAAAATTCCCCTTTAAAATTAACGATAAGTATAAATACTGGAAAAGAAAACGGCTGCTGAAAAAACGTTTTGTTCCTTTAGTACTCATATCCCGATCTCCCAAAGGAGATTTGCTTAAAGCCATTGATATTAAAGGATTTCGGTTTGATTGGTGTTTTGTGAAGGAAGGGAAAAGTAATGTTTTTATAGATAGGCATGGGAGAGACATCAGTGATAGATTTAAATGGCAGAAAAGGCTCTTGAAAGAGTTGCAGGACGATGTGCCTATGCCCCGGTTTGTTGACTATTTTGAACAGGATGAAGAGTGTTATCTGGTAATGGAATACCTGGAAGGCATAAGCCTTAGCGAAAAGATTGAGAAAATACATAGTAACAGAAAGTGGGACGATTTACTTTTTTCTGAGCAACAACAACTTATTGTTTACTTTTTACAGGCGGTTGATATTTTAAGAAGGATGCATAAAAAAGGATATGTGCATAGGGATGCGACTGCGAGTAATTTTATGATTCTTCCTGGTGGAAAACTGTATACTATTGATCTGGAGCTAAGTTTTAATCTTAATACTAATGAACCACTATGGCCGTTTTCATTAGGCTCCTTTGGGTATATATCCCCTGAGCAAGCAAGGGTAGAACAACCAACAATTAAGGAAGATGTTTATTCTGTTGGGGCGTTACTGTTATTTACATGGACGGGACATCATCCTAGCTATTTCATTGATCTGAATCATGAAATTAATATGAGCAAATTGGAAGAAAGTATCAGTAATAAAAAAGTGCTGAATCTTGTACTTAAATGCCTGAGCCACCTCCCTGAAGATAGACCTGGTTTGAATGAGGTAGAGCAGGAAATAGCGTCCATGTTATCCACAAAACATATAGTATGA